Sequence from the Ascaphus truei isolate aAscTru1 chromosome 3, aAscTru1.hap1, whole genome shotgun sequence genome:
TGGAACGGTCCATTTTCTCCTGGGCACATTGAGAATGATGGCAAACCTCTCAGAACACAATCTGCAACAGACCTTAACAACCACAACAGCTCTTCCCACCAAATTAGAATGTTTGAACTTTACAAGTACAAAAACAGTCACAGAGAACCTACGTCGAATACGAATGAATTTGAGAAAGTCAATTATGCAAATGATGTGACAAGTAGAATTTTCCATAAAAATACAGATGGTAGCCATTTTGGCACCAACAAAGCTGCCTCTCCTGACTTGCCTCTGTTTACCAATATCCAAATGGAGAATAAAAGGGTGTGGGGCGAAGTAAAGAGAGAAAATAAAGCAAAAAGTAACCCAGATGTGGAACCCATGGAAACGTGTGAGAATGAATGTCCGGCACCTTCGGCCAAAAATGTGGTTGTGCCCAATTTACAAACTAATTCCAAGGCTACTTTTACAGTAAAAAAGGTCAGCGATGAAATGGTTGTTCCATGTTACATGCAAACGCCAACTGGGAACAATGTTGCAAGTGCACATTTAACAAACGGAGCATTTAACAATCCGGAATCTGTGATGCATTACAAAGAGAATGCAAGAGATTCAACCCTGTCATCTGGAACAAAAAACAATCGGGGACATGATCTGCAATTAGCAATATTACACCGTGATCAGTCAAATTATGAGACAGTTGAAGTTGATCTTACCAGTGTGTCTACTCAAACCAGAGACAGTAAAAATTACTGTTCTAATACCAAATCATATTCTTTTAAATGCACTATGCATACATTTTCTAGTAAATCTACTTCTCACTTGTCTAGTGCGGGGCATAATACTTCTAATGCTAGTTCTCTTATCCAAACACAGCAACACACTCCTTATTCTGGGCCAATGCACATCAACAGAGATGTACCCCCATGTGCATCTCAAAATACTGGTAACCTTGACTGCTCAAATAAACATGCAGGTGCTATATTTACTGGGCCGTGTAGGTATAATTCTCCATCTATTTATGATCACCTATTAGCAAGAGCCAGTGGTTTAAAAAATTCTGTTTCCAATAAAACTTCGTCTACCTTTTATGGCAGCACACCAGATATTTCTGAAAGGCATACCTGCTCCAAGTTAAGACGTCATGACCGAACAAAACATGAGTTAAAGGGATATAGTTCTGTCATGCTTAAGGATCAGAGCAGgaattcctcctctctccccaatttaactgaggggagggatagctTTTACAATGCCAGTACTAAGAACACTGCACTCAAAACCAATGACCTAAAGACTGCAGATATTCACCCCACTGTGACTCCGGATCAAACATCAGCAATCATATCTTCCAAACCAAATGAAGTTTTCTTAAAAGAAAATAGGAATGTTAAAGCCTATCACGCCCAGACTACTACTGGTATACACGGCAAACATGAAGCATTACATGGTAAAACTATACAAGGTGGAGGCAATCCCTCTACATTTTCTTGTGAGATCACAAGTAATAGAGCTCCAGAAAGAGGTGTGGAAAAAGGGGTGGAATCAAAAGAAATGCCTATATCAGATGAGAAGATACATATAGATATTAAAGAGAGCACATCAAAAATAAGAGACACTCAGTGCAGTGATTTACATGTGCAAAGCAAATATACATCTTGTAACAGAGAAACATATGATTCTTTGGGGGGAAATGGAGGTGATACAAATAACAACAGACAGTCTACAGAGAAACTATGCACTGATAATAAACTGTGTAAAGATGTTGAAAATGTGCATAACGTTAGTTGGAATAATGTTGCAAGGTGGAACGACTCAAGATGTTCAGATCGGATGCTTGATAGGCATCTAGTATCAAACAATTCTATGTCCACCATTATGGAGAaagaaaatacatataaaccaaCCCCATATGCGAATAGGGTTCAACAGACCACTCCTTCCAAACAAGATCTGTCCCTGCCTTATCAACGAGATGTTGTTTCAGTAACCAGTCAACAAAAGCATGACGGAATAAACAATGGCAGCATGTTTTTGCCTGACAACCTTGTTAAATCTGTAGTTGTTAATAGTTCGTGTACACCGGACCACTCTGACCTTGAAAAAGAAATGGAACCATTGTCTATTTCTACTGGGATGCAGAACAAACGGGACTTCCCATCAAAAACAACACACAGTAACATGACCCACACCTTGACTCATGATATGCATAAATATACAAACATCAAGGAATCGGGAGCAGTACACACAGCTAAACCCACAGACGGATCTACGTTTTACACCAGAGGGATCTTAGAAGAACGTTTACAAAAACCCTCGTCCAACAAAGCAGTAAGTCCATCTAGTACACAGAATACATCCACTAGCTTAGTAAAACAGCACTTCCTTCTGGCATCAGAACCAAATAAGGTTAGTACTAATATCAAAGGAAATCTCTCTCCACAATGGAATTTCCCTGCGGGTCCTGAAGAAGTAAACAGGCATCAGAGCTCTTGTGCCACACACAGTCCGACATCAAATGTCATTACAAACATTTCCACAGAGGGTGATGCAACATATGGAAATGTACACACTCCTAAAGCACATTGCACCTCTTCAAATAtgcaaaataaacaaacatatgAAACAAGTAGTACAATTTCTGTTATGTCTGATCCAGATAAAATGAAACCAGCTTATGATCAAATGTACAACACCCTTCCCCGCAGATATTCCAAACGTTTATCTGACTTTTCTCAGAACCATATGACAAAGATAGATCGCACTCTTGAAATCAGTAAAGCTCCCAGTGCTCTTTTGGAAAAGATTGTGTCCAGATATCCAGAAACTAAGGAGAGAAGCAAATCTGAGCACCAGAATGTTAGAAAACCCACATCGCGTTACAATTCTGAAAATATGACAGGGGAAGAGTTCATTTCAGAAAATATAGCTCAGTCAAAACCGGAAAGTTCTTCTTTGCCTGCATCTTTTCTGCATTCTAGAATGGTAAAAACCAGTGAGAGATCTTTTTCTGATATTGCTCACGAAGAGAAGATATCTACAAGTTATGATCTTGTGGACAAGTTCAATTCTTTACAAGTATCTGAGAGACACTCGGACCATAATCTGAAGGAAGATCCGCTCACTGTGACACCTGGAATACAGATTCAGAGAAATAACGTCAATGAGAACAGATTTACTGATGATTGCAGTAATTATGAATCTTCTTGTAAACACAAGTGGAACGCTTATTATTATACATTGCCGAATAGAAAATCTTCTACCAAAGAGTTTGGCAAAAATGTTTTTGCAAAAGATGTTGCCAACGCCCATGAGAAATGGCACATGTATTCCCACAAAGGGAAGCAGCAAAGTATGCCTCAACAATCCAATTACTGCTCatcatttaaaaaatgtaatgaTAATCTTAATCATTCACCTACTTCTGATTTTAAATCACCAGTTTTTCATGAAAGTGATGAGAAATCAAAAAACATGAATAACTTAATTGTGAGAGACAGTGTCCTCGTCAATAATCATTCCGTGGATGATAGTGTAATCGACATTGACAAATCGTCTGCTGTCTACCGCTCAAAAAGTTTGAGAGATTTAAATTTACATGAGCCCTACGACATTGTGGGCAAACCCAACTTACCATGCAATGATTACAGTATGAGACCACTGGGGGATAGCCAGTCAAATTTAAGCAAAATCGATCAGATTTTAAATCGCACCAGACCATCATTCTGTTCTAAGTATATCCAAAATGAAGCTCGAACTCCTGGAAATGCACGGAGGTTCAACTTTTCCTTTGACCAGAACGATCAATGTGATTTCCATAGCCTGCCTTTTACAGACCCGTTTGGAAATTACAGCAGAATGGCTGATGACCCTGCTTCCCCATCTGTATTCCATGCGACCAATGACAACTATCACACATACTTAGGCAGGCATTTCCATGGGAGAGGTAGCCCAGCAGAGCACCCTGGCTTCACAGGGGACCAGTCTTCAAATTTGTACCGGTCAAAGAGTTTGAAAATATTGAACTTAGAAGAGCAACAAGACCTGACTGATTTCAGAAGAAAAAACGATCGTCGTTTTTCTTCAAAAACGTATGTTGGTAAATTAAGTAGCAGGAGTCCTACCATATTCACAGACCCCAATGATACAAAGTGTAACCAGAGACTTTCAGCTGAGCTTATTTCAGATGACAATGATAACTGGTCAAATCCCGGACCAGGCTACATTCGGAAAGCTGTATATACCTCCAAATCTGTTGATTACGGTATTTTTGGAAAGGAGCAGCAGGTGGCTTTTTTGAACACCATAAAGAGGTCCCTCACAGAGGGTAGACTATGGCGGCCAAGCTTTCTTAAAAACCCTGGTTTTCTGAGAAATGAAAACTATTCCCACGATTCTCAAATGACAAGTTGTAGCTCTGAGGGTACTGTTTCACAAGGACCAAGTCCAAGAGAGTCACTTAATATCTACGAAGAGGAGGCCATTGTTTGCTCAGACTCTGACACCGATACAACTACAGATGATGAatattacttggatgaaaatgaTAAAGAATCAGAACTGTGAGGACTAGTGGTCGTGTAACCAGACAGTATTGGCAGTTTGGGTGAATCTAGGATATCACTATGTGGTATTTCATTTATATGAAAGAAAACCTAGAATCTGCAAAATATGAAATGTCGTATAGCGTTCTCTCCAGAGACTACCACCAAACAATGGCACCTTATTGTTGACTTTAGTAACTTTCTAAGGTCTGTTTACATGCAATCTTACAATGCAATATTCACACCTCTGTTCGATTAGTAGCCAAGTGTTTCTGCAGATTGATGGAATGCATAAATAATCATTTGctgtatgttttatgtaaatatgtGTATTGCCCAAATTAGAGCAATTTCTTGCATATTCAAATTTTTGTTGTAACTTATTTTCAGAATTCACTGCATTTGATACCATAACATTATAGATACCTATATTTTCTACATCTATAAGATAATAGACATACGGCTGATAGGGGAGATTTAATCAAGATAAGTGCACCCTAAAAGCCTTTGACTATGAAAAAGCACTTTCTAAAAATATTTATAGGGGTTATTTTCTTCAGATTTTGTTTAGCATTAAAGTAATTGGTATCATATACTGACCAAATGTATAACATTTTAAGAAATGTAAATTATTGTTTTGTTCCGATACACCCGTTTAGTATTATGAAATATTCTGTATTTTTGTACATTTTATAATATGCAGTATAGTGTACTTTGAGTACAAAATGCTATGTTTATAATTAAATATTTTAAGGTAATAAATGCTGATATGCCTGGCATATCATTCCATTATAACACTGTGGTTTTATAACCTTACACTTCCCTCTTCAGTGTGAGAGCACGTGATGAGCTTTACGAATGTCTTAAAGATAGAGGCCCTTTTGAACAAATTGGTGATGTTATAAGGCACCTTGCAGCCATTCATTTGAAGGTgccataaggcaggggtgcgcaatcttttctgtttgtgccctcccttcccccccctatgctcgcgcccccccctccccaacgcattgctatttgacgccgcgttgtcatggtgacgcgtcgccgtAGAGCAGGGAAGAGAGGATTCCAGAGGCCTCGTGCgctcctccggcatttaattaaaatgttgtcgggaagagcgtggggcatcTGTAAGCGctgcaccttccccctcccccatccccccccccaagaaaatctcggcaagccccccagtttgcgcattccCACCTTAAGGGACCATCAAATGAATCTGGACCTCAATGTTTCACAATGCAATACATTGAATTGCAGGTTCCCCTAGGACAGGGGTGGAcgactccagtcctgaagggccactaataggtctggttttaaggatatccctgcttcagcacaggggactctATCAGTCTCGCAgtcactgattgacccacccttgctgaagcagggatatccttaaaaccagacctgttggtggcccttgaggactggagtcgtccacccctgctctagtacaAGTGGACTTGCATTGCAAAACGTGTACATTCATATTGTTAACCAGGCATATATCATCTGGTATTGTTTTGCACCAGTCATGTCCTTGACACATTTAGTTTTTTAGGACCTGATGCTAAATACAGTAAAGTACAGTACAGGTTTACCAAACAGACCCTATTAATGCCAAGCAGCACCTGGCAGTCcagtttttatttaaaaagttGAGAATAATGCCGACGCCGCACGATAATGTTATTACTATGTGCACCAAGTGACTACTCCCAAACTCGCACTAATGCATGCTATATATCAACTGTCCTCTTCCTTTTTACATCCTAATAACCAACCAAAAGCCTtatggcaggagtggccaactccagtcctcaagtgccaacaacaggtcaggttttaaggctatccctgcttcagcacacgtggctcaactgttgactgagccactgattcatctacctgcgctgaagcagggatatccttaaaatctgacctgatggtggcccttgaggaatggatttggccacccctggcttatGACATAGACCAACATTTGATTTTGGAAAGGATAATGTAGCGCAGTATGACTACATAGTGTTGGAGCCACCTGACAGTCACAGGATAATGGAATTgagcttttttgcttcattcaCTTAGTTTTTTATTGTGTGGCACATAAATCTCTCATTATTAGCTGGAGTAATCCTGGCACATACATGAAACATTAGTACGGGTGCATTAGTAAATAACGGGCGCTGCGTGCCATTAATACAGTCTGCTTCATACACACAGGCCATGGTATGGGTTGCGCTACTAACTTTTCATGTTTATATGTAAGTACTTATATCCATTCAAATGGGTCATGGAAAAGCTTTATGTATGTAATGTAAAATCTtgttatatttataaatatttgtGGATAAGTGCTTTTTATCTGATAAGCTGCGTGGACTTATGTGCAATCTAAAAATGAATATTTTgttcaaaaatacatttaaaaaaaataaatggagtaaaatttgacatgtttatttattttattttctgtgtgtgtgtgtgtgtgtgtgtgtgtgtgtgtgtgtgtgtgtgtgtgtgtgtgtgtgtgtgtgtgtgtatatatagattgtTGGGAGGGCCTGGGAaagacccggcggtcttggtacacgttggcaccaatgacaaagttagagacagatggagggtcctaaagaaTGATTTTGGGGATCTTGGCCAAAAGCATAAAGCAAGCACGtccaaggtagtatttttttaaatactaccagtgccaggagaccgtcagagattagggaggttaatgcatgggggagaaagtggtgtaggaaggaggattTTGGGTtcttagagcactgggactccttttctgagaggtgcaatATTTATGGTAGCGATGGATtgtacctcaatgaagagggattttCTGTGCTAGGGGGAAGAAAGTTACAAATGTTGGAAGATATTTTAAACTAagatagagggggaagggacaagAAAcggataacaaactaaatagaatagatgaggatggGAAAATAGCAAGGgatcatggaggtagaatgggggcaagtgcgagtttggcaagcagtgagacacccatgttaaatacagataatactagaaaacttctaaagactaaacccaattggcTTAAAAAGGAAGGAGCACATAAGATATTACAGACTtttaaaaacttaaatgcatgcttgctaatgcaagaagcccgaCAGATAAGATGGGGGAGCttcaattaatagctgcaaggtaGCAGTAATgttatcataggcattactgaagcctggtgggatgaaactcatgactgggcagttaatttagagcagcgtttcccaaatggtgggtcgcgatccggcaccgggtcacggaagcaaaattgccgggtcgcagcgaggctgggtGCACGGcggccccccttccctccttgcggcgccccccccccccctccctccttgcggcggcccgccctccctccttgcggcgtccccccctccctccttgcggcgccccccactccctccttgcggcggcccgaggtgaggtgcgggacggtgctgaagtggtgcaggctgcTATCGCTGGGGTGTCAACGGTGATTCGCTGACTCGGGGGAGCACCTGTGCCTCcgttcctggcgctcccttcccctcagtccccttggtgcgggagataagcgcagtggtggctgcgcggtagCTGGCGGGCAGAGGGAGGCGTGGAGCCGCCTGCTAGGATCGcttggcctttcctctctccccccccccacaccctctccagtcactcacatccgtcgctgcctctgtaataaattgtgtgtttgtgtgtgtatataggggagtgtatctgtgtgtgtgtatctgtgtgtatgtgtgtatctgtgtgtgtatgtatgtatctgtgtgtgtgtgtgcgtgtgtatctgtgtgtgtgtatgtatctgtgtgtgtgtatgtatctgtgtgtatgtatgtatctgtgtgtatgtatgtatctgtgtgtgtatgggggagagagtgtgtgtatatatctgtgtgtgtgtgtgtgtgtgtgtgtgtgtatgggggagagtgtgtgtatgtatctttgtgtgtgtgtgtgtgtgtatgtatgtatgtatgtatctgtgtatgtgtatatatctgtgtgtgtgtatgggggagagtgtgtatgtatctgtgtgtgtgtatatgtatgtatgtatctgtgtatgtgtatgtatgtatctgtgtgtgtatgtatgtatctgtgtatgttggtatctgtgtatgtgtatggatctgtgtgtgtgtgtgtgtatatatgtatgtatgtatctgtgtgtgtgtatctgtgtatgtatgtatctgtgtatgtttatggatctgtgtgtatgtgtgtatcagccacagccactgtgtgtatcagtggctgtgtgtgtgtctgtgcaggccagcagtggctgtgtgtgtttggtctgtctgtgtgagtgtctgtaggtcagtgactgtgcgtctgtgtatgtcagtgactgtgtgcgtctgtgcaggtcagagagagggtggggggggggggagagagagaatagaggggattgggagaatatatggacattcataacggtTTTATTTTACCCATAGACGATAAAaaatttagtgggtcacgaaggagaagttcaaaaataaccgggtcacggaaaaaaaagtttgggaaactcTGATTTAGAGGGttgttccctttttcggaaggatcaagcaaatagaagtggaggtggagtatgtttatatgttaaaccggatctaaaacctattataagggaagatgtgtATGAAGgaaattaatagctgcaagggagcagtaatgttatcataggcattactgaagcctggtgggatgaaactcatgactgggcagttaatttagaggtttgttccctttttcggaaggatcgagcaaatagaagtggaggtggagtatgtttatatgataaaccggatctaaaacctattataagggaagatgtgtATGAAGGAAATTATTTAAATgtggagaccttgtggatagaaattagcagtggagttaaaagtagaaagaaaatgtttgtaggtgtaacccggtctcttttcagccccagagaccccccatgtagcgctccgaggctctgcggcacaccaggctagcgggggccgccatgacaggttgcgcgagcgtgcacGTTGGTCgtgcaggcgcagtaagggtagcgcacgcggtcccaatgctaaagaggtcctgagtggactacaattcccagcagcctctggggattgccctttcacccacatcacgtgcagccagcaaatagggttttgcagcttctactgtggaggaaggctacaatgttgcggggaccacgtttggcagttgaagctgggagcaggaagggggaggaagggtgtagggagcaagtggctcctacaccaggtaaggtagttccccagatcccaggcaggccccaatccccaccagggaaGTGGATAGGTACTGAGGGagggcccctaggttagggactctgcccttaggtgtgagtgtgcagtcttgtcagtgtcacggctggt
This genomic interval carries:
- the EXPH5 gene encoding exophilin-5 isoform X2 — encoded protein: MFFPARNMTKATSDRLDLSFLDETETSQILEVLQRDEQLRRAERERVSKLQRTKRDLKWLHGVTGEWFEEIQRKKFKNDPGVWSLLKQPMTYRLKKKSPKDSEDSKMSKSRTLHSPKSSISGPSVLGIRSPFTSLFSFRKSRKQNVKPQSQQESPMGNQISSNIEENKKFDMYHSTRHLKQPSNLFTPDRNRTRESEISPTNAQLEREIFQVLGDLDQKLAQEQSQQFRTTRTSTSYRPGGHYHNEDSHSNMPECKRDYSRTSFLHDGARTSSLGEGYKTHSTYQPRKFNDMYSNRHRTASQQQPSEKNMFERSPSLCSDLGSKSRISSSPAGTFSASSLHLPSLGQSSYELEKTEQRMSRRTPISSITWNGPFSPGHIENDGKPLRTQSATDLNNHNSSSHQIRMFELYKYKNSHREPTSNTNEFEKVNYANDVTSRIFHKNTDGSHFGTNKAASPDLPLFTNIQMENKRVWGEVKRENKAKSNPDVEPMETCENECPAPSAKNVVVPNLQTNSKATFTVKKVSDEMVVPCYMQTPTGNNVASAHLTNGAFNNPESVMHYKENARDSTLSSGTKNNRGHDLQLAILHRDQSNYETVEVDLTSVSTQTRDSKNYCSNTKSYSFKCTMHTFSSKSTSHLSSAGHNTSNASSLIQTQQHTPYSGPMHINRDVPPCASQNTGNLDCSNKHAGAIFTGPCRYNSPSIYDHLLARASGLKNSVSNKTSSTFYGSTPDISERHTCSKLRRHDRTKHELKGYSSVMLKDQSRNSSSLPNLTEGRDSFYNASTKNTALKTNDLKTADIHPTVTPDQTSAIISSKPNEVFLKENRNVKAYHAQTTTGIHGKHEALHGKTIQGGGNPSTFSCEITSNRAPERGVEKGVESKEMPISDEKIHIDIKESTSKIRDTQCSDLHVQSKYTSCNRETYDSLGGNGGDTNNNRQSTEKLCTDNKLCKDVENVHNVSWNNVARWNDSRCSDRMLDRHLVSNNSMSTIMEKENTYKPTPYANRVQQTTPSKQDLSLPYQRDVVSVTSQQKHDGINNGSMFLPDNLVKSVVVNSSCTPDHSDLEKEMEPLSISTGMQNKRDFPSKTTHSNMTHTLTHDMHKYTNIKESGAVHTAKPTDGSTFYTRGILEERLQKPSSNKAVSPSSTQNTSTSLVKQHFLLASEPNKVSTNIKGNLSPQWNFPAGPEEVNRHQSSCATHSPTSNVITNISTEGDATYGNVHTPKAHCTSSNMQNKQTYETSSTISVMSDPDKMKPAYDQMYNTLPRRYSKRLSDFSQNHMTKIDRTLEISKAPSALLEKIVSRYPETKERSKSEHQNVRKPTSRYNSENMTGEEFISENIAQSKPESSSLPASFLHSRMVKTSERSFSDIAHEEKISTSYDLVDKFNSLQVSERHSDHNLKEDPLTVTPGIQIQRNNVNENRFTDDCSNYESSCKHKWNAYYYTLPNRKSSTKEFGKNVFAKDVANAHEKWHMYSHKGKQQSMPQQSNYCSSFKKCNDNLNHSPTSDFKSPVFHESDEKSKNMNNLIVRDSVLVNNHSVDDSVIDIDKSSAVYRSKSLRDLNLHEPYDIVGKPNLPCNDYSMRPLGDSQSNLSKIDQILNRTRPSFCSKYIQNEARTPGNARRFNFSFDQNDQCDFHSLPFTDPFGNYSRMADDPASPSVFHATNDNYHTYLGRHFHGRGSPAEHPGFTGDQSSNLYRSKSLKILNLEEQQDLTDFRRKNDRRFSSKTYVGKLSSRSPTIFTDPNDTKCNQRLSAELISDDNDNWSNPGPGYIRKAVYTSKSVDYGIFGKEQQVAFLNTIKRSLTEGRLWRPSFLKNPGFLRNENYSHDSQMTSCSSEGTVSQGPSPRESLNIYEEEAIVCSDSDTDTTTDDEYYLDENDKESEL
- the EXPH5 gene encoding exophilin-5 isoform X3, which produces MLSEAWRYTETLEGEQLDLSKLQRTKRDLKWLHGVTGEWFEEIQRKKFKNDPGVWSLLKQPMTYRLKKKSPKDSEDSKMSKSRTLHSPKSSISGPSVLGIRSPFTSLFSFRKSRKQNVKPQSQQESSPMGNQISSNIEENKKFDMYHSTRHLKQPSNLFTPDRNRTRESEISPTNAQLEREIFQVLGDLDQKLAQEQSQQFRTTRTSTSYRPGGHYHNEDSHSNMPECKRDYSRTSFLHDGARTSSLGEGYKTHSTYQPRKFNDMYSNRHRTASQQQPSEKNMFERSPSLCSDLGSKSRISSSPAGTFSASSLHLPSLGQSSYELEKTEQRMSRRTPISSITWNGPFSPGHIENDGKPLRTQSATDLNNHNSSSHQIRMFELYKYKNSHREPTSNTNEFEKVNYANDVTSRIFHKNTDGSHFGTNKAASPDLPLFTNIQMENKRVWGEVKRENKAKSNPDVEPMETCENECPAPSAKNVVVPNLQTNSKATFTVKKVSDEMVVPCYMQTPTGNNVASAHLTNGAFNNPESVMHYKENARDSTLSSGTKNNRGHDLQLAILHRDQSNYETVEVDLTSVSTQTRDSKNYCSNTKSYSFKCTMHTFSSKSTSHLSSAGHNTSNASSLIQTQQHTPYSGPMHINRDVPPCASQNTGNLDCSNKHAGAIFTGPCRYNSPSIYDHLLARASGLKNSVSNKTSSTFYGSTPDISERHTCSKLRRHDRTKHELKGYSSVMLKDQSRNSSSLPNLTEGRDSFYNASTKNTALKTNDLKTADIHPTVTPDQTSAIISSKPNEVFLKENRNVKAYHAQTTTGIHGKHEALHGKTIQGGGNPSTFSCEITSNRAPERGVEKGVESKEMPISDEKIHIDIKESTSKIRDTQCSDLHVQSKYTSCNRETYDSLGGNGGDTNNNRQSTEKLCTDNKLCKDVENVHNVSWNNVARWNDSRCSDRMLDRHLVSNNSMSTIMEKENTYKPTPYANRVQQTTPSKQDLSLPYQRDVVSVTSQQKHDGINNGSMFLPDNLVKSVVVNSSCTPDHSDLEKEMEPLSISTGMQNKRDFPSKTTHSNMTHTLTHDMHKYTNIKESGAVHTAKPTDGSTFYTRGILEERLQKPSSNKAVSPSSTQNTSTSLVKQHFLLASEPNKVSTNIKGNLSPQWNFPAGPEEVNRHQSSCATHSPTSNVITNISTEGDATYGNVHTPKAHCTSSNMQNKQTYETSSTISVMSDPDKMKPAYDQMYNTLPRRYSKRLSDFSQNHMTKIDRTLEISKAPSALLEKIVSRYPETKERSKSEHQNVRKPTSRYNSENMTGEEFISENIAQSKPESSSLPASFLHSRMVKTSERSFSDIAHEEKISTSYDLVDKFNSLQVSERHSDHNLKEDPLTVTPGIQIQRNNVNENRFTDDCSNYESSCKHKWNAYYYTLPNRKSSTKEFGKNVFAKDVANAHEKWHMYSHKGKQQSMPQQSNYCSSFKKCNDNLNHSPTSDFKSPVFHESDEKSKNMNNLIVRDSVLVNNHSVDDSVIDIDKSSAVYRSKSLRDLNLHEPYDIVGKPNLPCNDYSMRPLGDSQSNLSKIDQILNRTRPSFCSKYIQNEARTPGNARRFNFSFDQNDQCDFHSLPFTDPFGNYSRMADDPASPSVFHATNDNYHTYLGRHFHGRGSPAEHPGFTGDQSSNLYRSKSLKILNLEEQQDLTDFRRKNDRRFSSKTYVGKLSSRSPTIFTDPNDTKCNQRLSAELISDDNDNWSNPGPGYIRKAVYTSKSVDYGIFGKEQQVAFLNTIKRSLTEGRLWRPSFLKNPGFLRNENYSHDSQMTSCSSEGTVSQGPSPRESLNIYEEEAIVCSDSDTDTTTDDEYYLDENDKESEL
- the EXPH5 gene encoding exophilin-5 isoform X1, with translation MFFPARNMTKATSDRLDLSFLDETETSQILEVLQRDEQLRRAERERVSKLQRTKRDLKWLHGVTGEWFEEIQRKKFKNDPGVWSLLKQPMTYRLKKKSPKDSEDSKMSKSRTLHSPKSSISGPSVLGIRSPFTSLFSFRKSRKQNVKPQSQQESSPMGNQISSNIEENKKFDMYHSTRHLKQPSNLFTPDRNRTRESEISPTNAQLEREIFQVLGDLDQKLAQEQSQQFRTTRTSTSYRPGGHYHNEDSHSNMPECKRDYSRTSFLHDGARTSSLGEGYKTHSTYQPRKFNDMYSNRHRTASQQQPSEKNMFERSPSLCSDLGSKSRISSSPAGTFSASSLHLPSLGQSSYELEKTEQRMSRRTPISSITWNGPFSPGHIENDGKPLRTQSATDLNNHNSSSHQIRMFELYKYKNSHREPTSNTNEFEKVNYANDVTSRIFHKNTDGSHFGTNKAASPDLPLFTNIQMENKRVWGEVKRENKAKSNPDVEPMETCENECPAPSAKNVVVPNLQTNSKATFTVKKVSDEMVVPCYMQTPTGNNVASAHLTNGAFNNPESVMHYKENARDSTLSSGTKNNRGHDLQLAILHRDQSNYETVEVDLTSVSTQTRDSKNYCSNTKSYSFKCTMHTFSSKSTSHLSSAGHNTSNASSLIQTQQHTPYSGPMHINRDVPPCASQNTGNLDCSNKHAGAIFTGPCRYNSPSIYDHLLARASGLKNSVSNKTSSTFYGSTPDISERHTCSKLRRHDRTKHELKGYSSVMLKDQSRNSSSLPNLTEGRDSFYNASTKNTALKTNDLKTADIHPTVTPDQTSAIISSKPNEVFLKENRNVKAYHAQTTTGIHGKHEALHGKTIQGGGNPSTFSCEITSNRAPERGVEKGVESKEMPISDEKIHIDIKESTSKIRDTQCSDLHVQSKYTSCNRETYDSLGGNGGDTNNNRQSTEKLCTDNKLCKDVENVHNVSWNNVARWNDSRCSDRMLDRHLVSNNSMSTIMEKENTYKPTPYANRVQQTTPSKQDLSLPYQRDVVSVTSQQKHDGINNGSMFLPDNLVKSVVVNSSCTPDHSDLEKEMEPLSISTGMQNKRDFPSKTTHSNMTHTLTHDMHKYTNIKESGAVHTAKPTDGSTFYTRGILEERLQKPSSNKAVSPSSTQNTSTSLVKQHFLLASEPNKVSTNIKGNLSPQWNFPAGPEEVNRHQSSCATHSPTSNVITNISTEGDATYGNVHTPKAHCTSSNMQNKQTYETSSTISVMSDPDKMKPAYDQMYNTLPRRYSKRLSDFSQNHMTKIDRTLEISKAPSALLEKIVSRYPETKERSKSEHQNVRKPTSRYNSENMTGEEFISENIAQSKPESSSLPASFLHSRMVKTSERSFSDIAHEEKISTSYDLVDKFNSLQVSERHSDHNLKEDPLTVTPGIQIQRNNVNENRFTDDCSNYESSCKHKWNAYYYTLPNRKSSTKEFGKNVFAKDVANAHEKWHMYSHKGKQQSMPQQSNYCSSFKKCNDNLNHSPTSDFKSPVFHESDEKSKNMNNLIVRDSVLVNNHSVDDSVIDIDKSSAVYRSKSLRDLNLHEPYDIVGKPNLPCNDYSMRPLGDSQSNLSKIDQILNRTRPSFCSKYIQNEARTPGNARRFNFSFDQNDQCDFHSLPFTDPFGNYSRMADDPASPSVFHATNDNYHTYLGRHFHGRGSPAEHPGFTGDQSSNLYRSKSLKILNLEEQQDLTDFRRKNDRRFSSKTYVGKLSSRSPTIFTDPNDTKCNQRLSAELISDDNDNWSNPGPGYIRKAVYTSKSVDYGIFGKEQQVAFLNTIKRSLTEGRLWRPSFLKNPGFLRNENYSHDSQMTSCSSEGTVSQGPSPRESLNIYEEEAIVCSDSDTDTTTDDEYYLDENDKESEL